A stretch of Rhinopithecus roxellana isolate Shanxi Qingling chromosome 12, ASM756505v1, whole genome shotgun sequence DNA encodes these proteins:
- the ZBTB17 gene encoding zinc finger and BTB domain-containing protein 17 isoform X5: MMCWPWPPSSKCRTSSQPAMPSSHLPSRLPALGEMQRPWPQKVCPVPSPGGDKTAKEEKAATSMLSRLEQAGRSAPTGPSRDLKEERGGQAQSTASGAEQTEKADAPREPPPVELKPDPTSGMAAAEAEAALSESSEQEMEVEPARKGEEEQEEQEEEGAGPAEVKEEGPQLENGEAPEENENEESAGTDSGQELGAEARGLRSGTYGDRTESKAYGSVIHKCEDCGKEFTHTGNFKRHIRIHTGEKPFSCRECSKAFSDPAACKAHEKTHSPLKPYGCEECGKSYRLISLLNLHKKRHSGEARYRCEDCGKLFTTSGNLKRHQLVHSGEKPYQCDYCGRSFSDPTSKMRHLETHDTDKEHKCPHCDKKFNQVGNLKAHLKIHIADGPLKCRECGKQFTTSGNLKRHLRIHSGEKPYVCIHCQRQFADPGALQRHVRIHTGEKPCQCVMCGKAFTQASSLIAHVRQHTGEKPYVCERCGKRFVQSSQLANHIRHHDNIRPHKCSVCSKAFVNVGDLSKHIIIHTGEKPYLCDKCGRGFNRVDNLRSHVKTVHQGKAGIKILEPEEGSEVSVVTVDDMVTLATEALAATAVTQLTVVPVGAAVTADETEVLKAEISKAVKQVQEEDPNTHILYACDSCGDKFLDANSLAQHVRIHTAQALVMFQTDADFYQQYGPGGTWPAGQVLQAGELVFRPRDGAEGQPALAETSPTAPECPPPAE, encoded by the exons GAGCAGGCAGGACGCAGCGCACCCACAGGCCCCAGCAGGGACCTCAAGGAGGAGCGTGGCGGTCAGGCCCAGAGCACAGCCAGCG GTGCAGAGCAGACAGAGAAAGCCGATGCGCCCCGGGAGCCGCCGCCTGTGGAGCTCAAGCCAGACCCCACTAGTGGCATGGCTGCCGCAGAAGCTGAGGCTGCTTTGTCCGAGAGCTCGGAGCAAG AAATGGAGGTGGAGCCCGCCCGGAAAGGGGAAGAGGAGCAAGAGGAGCAAGAGGAGGAGGGCGCAGGGCCAGCTGAGGTCAAGGAGGAGGGTCCCCAGCTGGAGAACGGAGAGGCCCCCGAGGAGAACGAGAACGAGGAGTCAGCGGGCACAGACTCGGGGCAGGAGCTCGGCGCCGAGGCCCGGGGCCTGCGCTCAGGCACCTACGGTGATCGCACGGAGTCCAAGGCCTACGGCTCCGTCATCCACAAGTGCGAG GACTGTGGGAAGGAGTTCACGCACACGGGGAACTTCAAGCGGCACATCCGCATCCACACGGGGGAGAAGCCCTTCTCGTGCCGTGAGTGCAGCAAGGCCTTTTCCGACCCGGCGGCCTGCAAGGCCCATGAGAAGACGCACAG CCCTCTGAAGCCCTACGGCTGCGAGGAGTGCGGGAAGAGCTACCGCCTCATCAGCCTGCTCAACCTGCACAAGAAGCGGCACTCGGGCGAGGCGCGCTACCGCTGCGAGGACTGCGGCAAGCTCTTCACCACCTCGGGCAACCTCAAGCGCCACCAGCTGGTGCACAGCGGCGAGAAGCCCTACCAGTGCGACTACTGCGGGCGCTCCTTCTCCGACCCCACTTCCAAGATGCGCCACCTGGAGACCCACGACACGGACAAGGAGCACAAGTGCCCACACTGCGACAAGAAGTTCAACCAG GTAGGGAACCTGAAGGCCCACCTGAAGATCCACATCGCTGACGGGCCCCTCAAGTGCCGAGAGTGTGGGAAGCAGTTCACCACCTCAG GGAACCTGAAGCGGCACCTTCGGATCCACAGCGGGGAGAAGCCCTATGTGTGTATCCACTGCCAGCGACAGTTTGCAGACCCCGGCGCTCTGCAGCGGCATGTCCGCATTCACACgg GTGAGAAGCCGTGCCAGTGTGTGATGTGCGGTAAGGCCTTCACCCAGGCCAGCTCCCTCATCGCCCACGTACGCCAGCACACGGGGGAGAAGCCCTACGTCTGCGAGCGCTGCGGCAAGAG ATTTGTCCAGTCCAGCCAGCTGGCCAATCATATTCGCCACCACGACAACATCCGTCCACACAAGTGCAGCGTGTGCAGCAAGGCCTTCGTGAATGTGGGGGACCTCTCCAAGCACATCATCATCCACACTG GAGAGAAGCCTTACCTGTGTGATAAGTGCGGGCGTGGCTTCAACCGGGTAGACAACCTGCGCTCCCACGTGAAGACGGTGCACCAGGGCAAGGCAGGCATCAAGATCCTGGAGCCCGAGGAGGGCAGTGAGGTCAGCGTGGTCACTGTGGATGACATGGTCACGCTGGCCACTGAGGCACTGGCAGCGACAGCCGTCACTCAGCTCACAG TGGTGCCGGTGGGAGCTGCAGTGACAGCCGATGAGACGGAAGTCCTGAAGGCCGAGATCAGCAAAGCTGTGAAGCAAGTGCAGGAGGAAG ACCCCAACACTCACATCCTCTATGCCTGTGACTCCTGTGGGGACAAGTTTCTGGATGCCAACAGCCTGGCTCAGCACGTGCGAATCCACACAGCCCAAGCACTGGTCATGTTCCAGACAGACGCGGACTTCTACCAGCAGTATGGGCCAGGTGGCACGTGGCCTGCCGGGCAGGTGCTGCAGGCTGGGGAGCTGGTCTTCCGCCCTCGGGATGGGGCTGAGGGCCAGCCCGCACTGGCAGAGACCTCCCCTACAGCTCCTGAATGTCCGCCGCCTGCCGAGTGA
- the ZBTB17 gene encoding zinc finger and BTB domain-containing protein 17 isoform X4, which yields MMCWPWPPSSKCRTSSQPAMPSSHLPSRLPALGEMQRPWPQKVCPVPSPGGDKTAKEEKAATSMLSRLEQAGRSAPTGPSRDLKEERGGQAQSTASGAEQTEKADAPREPPPVELKPDPTSGMAAAEAEAALSESSEQEMEVEPARKGEEEQEEQEEEGAGPAEVKEEGPQLENGEAPEENENEESAGTDSGQELGAEARGLRSGTYGDRTESKAYGSVIHKCEDCGKEFTHTGNFKRHIRIHTGEKPFSCRECSKAFSDPAACKAHEKTHSPLKPYGCEECGKSYRLISLLNLHKKRHSGEARYRCEDCGKLFTTSGNLKRHQLVHSGEKPYQCDYCGRSFSDPTSKMRHLETHDTDKEHKCPHCDKKFNQVGNLKAHLKIHIADGPLKCRECGKQFTTSGNLKRHLRIHSGEKPYVCIHCQRQFADPGALQRHVRIHTGEKPCQCVMCGKAFTQASSLIAHVRQHTGEKPYVCERCGKRFVQSSQLANHIRHHDNIRPHKCSVCSKAFVNVGDLSKHIIIHTGEKPYLCDKCGRGFNRVDNLRSHVKTVHQGKAGIKILEPEEGSEVSVVTVDDMVTLATEALAATAVTQLTGPATLPAVVPVGAAVTADETEVLKAEISKAVKQVQEEDPNTHILYACDSCGDKFLDANSLAQHVRIHTAQALVMFQTDADFYQQYGPGGTWPAGQVLQAGELVFRPRDGAEGQPALAETSPTAPECPPPAE from the exons GAGCAGGCAGGACGCAGCGCACCCACAGGCCCCAGCAGGGACCTCAAGGAGGAGCGTGGCGGTCAGGCCCAGAGCACAGCCAGCG GTGCAGAGCAGACAGAGAAAGCCGATGCGCCCCGGGAGCCGCCGCCTGTGGAGCTCAAGCCAGACCCCACTAGTGGCATGGCTGCCGCAGAAGCTGAGGCTGCTTTGTCCGAGAGCTCGGAGCAAG AAATGGAGGTGGAGCCCGCCCGGAAAGGGGAAGAGGAGCAAGAGGAGCAAGAGGAGGAGGGCGCAGGGCCAGCTGAGGTCAAGGAGGAGGGTCCCCAGCTGGAGAACGGAGAGGCCCCCGAGGAGAACGAGAACGAGGAGTCAGCGGGCACAGACTCGGGGCAGGAGCTCGGCGCCGAGGCCCGGGGCCTGCGCTCAGGCACCTACGGTGATCGCACGGAGTCCAAGGCCTACGGCTCCGTCATCCACAAGTGCGAG GACTGTGGGAAGGAGTTCACGCACACGGGGAACTTCAAGCGGCACATCCGCATCCACACGGGGGAGAAGCCCTTCTCGTGCCGTGAGTGCAGCAAGGCCTTTTCCGACCCGGCGGCCTGCAAGGCCCATGAGAAGACGCACAG CCCTCTGAAGCCCTACGGCTGCGAGGAGTGCGGGAAGAGCTACCGCCTCATCAGCCTGCTCAACCTGCACAAGAAGCGGCACTCGGGCGAGGCGCGCTACCGCTGCGAGGACTGCGGCAAGCTCTTCACCACCTCGGGCAACCTCAAGCGCCACCAGCTGGTGCACAGCGGCGAGAAGCCCTACCAGTGCGACTACTGCGGGCGCTCCTTCTCCGACCCCACTTCCAAGATGCGCCACCTGGAGACCCACGACACGGACAAGGAGCACAAGTGCCCACACTGCGACAAGAAGTTCAACCAG GTAGGGAACCTGAAGGCCCACCTGAAGATCCACATCGCTGACGGGCCCCTCAAGTGCCGAGAGTGTGGGAAGCAGTTCACCACCTCAG GGAACCTGAAGCGGCACCTTCGGATCCACAGCGGGGAGAAGCCCTATGTGTGTATCCACTGCCAGCGACAGTTTGCAGACCCCGGCGCTCTGCAGCGGCATGTCCGCATTCACACgg GTGAGAAGCCGTGCCAGTGTGTGATGTGCGGTAAGGCCTTCACCCAGGCCAGCTCCCTCATCGCCCACGTACGCCAGCACACGGGGGAGAAGCCCTACGTCTGCGAGCGCTGCGGCAAGAG ATTTGTCCAGTCCAGCCAGCTGGCCAATCATATTCGCCACCACGACAACATCCGTCCACACAAGTGCAGCGTGTGCAGCAAGGCCTTCGTGAATGTGGGGGACCTCTCCAAGCACATCATCATCCACACTG GAGAGAAGCCTTACCTGTGTGATAAGTGCGGGCGTGGCTTCAACCGGGTAGACAACCTGCGCTCCCACGTGAAGACGGTGCACCAGGGCAAGGCAGGCATCAAGATCCTGGAGCCCGAGGAGGGCAGTGAGGTCAGCGTGGTCACTGTGGATGACATGGTCACGCTGGCCACTGAGGCACTGGCAGCGACAGCCGTCACTCAGCTCACAG GCCCTGCGACTCTGCCCGCAGTGGTGCCGGTGGGAGCTGCAGTGACAGCCGATGAGACGGAAGTCCTGAAGGCCGAGATCAGCAAAGCTGTGAAGCAAGTGCAGGAGGAAG ACCCCAACACTCACATCCTCTATGCCTGTGACTCCTGTGGGGACAAGTTTCTGGATGCCAACAGCCTGGCTCAGCACGTGCGAATCCACACAGCCCAAGCACTGGTCATGTTCCAGACAGACGCGGACTTCTACCAGCAGTATGGGCCAGGTGGCACGTGGCCTGCCGGGCAGGTGCTGCAGGCTGGGGAGCTGGTCTTCCGCCCTCGGGATGGGGCTGAGGGCCAGCCCGCACTGGCAGAGACCTCCCCTACAGCTCCTGAATGTCCGCCGCCTGCCGAGTGA